The Coffea arabica cultivar ET-39 chromosome 2c, Coffea Arabica ET-39 HiFi, whole genome shotgun sequence genome includes the window GAACCCATAGAACTGAGTGAATCATCGGTCTGTAGCAGATGTATAAAATGTGCTGCAGCCTTCTCATGTTGGCCCTTTGCCTGATATACTAGTCCAGTTATCCATGAAAATTGTTCTAGAATCTCACTATCACTTACCCCTTGATTGTCCTCAGCAAACAATGGAAAGAATGCCATGCTTGCCCACTTTTGTAGACCAATTAATGCCTCTGATTCATGATTCTTACAGAGAGCTAATGCCATGTGCCGTACAACCCTCAAAATTTCTCCATCAAACCTACCCCTGATACTCTGGACAACTTCACTCACCTGGACTCTTGAATTGTCCGTGAAAGATGAAGCAACAAAATTCTTAAGCTCTCGTAAACGCAGTGTGCAGTATTGGATTGTAGCATCATGACACTGGAGTGCCAATCCAGCATTCATCATTGGTTCACATATGCGAGAAAACCACTCCTCACAGACTTTCTTATTTGCACGGAAGAACAAAGAGCTCTGCCTAGATGGACAGGGCAAAACTGTTGATCCTTCATATGCATTGTACACATTTTTCTTCAGAGCCTCAACAAAATCTAGCAACAGCCTCATTGGCAACAAATGAGCATAAGAAATGCTGGTGATGGTCAAATTTCCATCACTTTGGTGAGTATCAAGCTGTAGCAGATGAGAAATGTCCAGAAGCATTCGTTCCAATGCAGCAAAAGTTTGAGTGGGGCCACCAAGATTGGTCCGGAGTCTCGTAGAAATACAGCACCTTGCCGCTTCATTTATAGCCCACCAGGCACCTGCAAGAATATTGGTAGAGCAGACTCTTTCAAGAATATCCCTCTCCACTTTGACGTCCCTCCACAATCCATTTACATCAGCGTTTACCAATTCCTCTGACTGTATTAAAGGATGGTCTTTGGAGTTCCGGCAGGAACAGATTAACCGTTGAATCCAAGAAGACAAAGGCACTTTCCATCTCTGAGAAATGTAACTCAATATGGAAACAAGTTGCTGTGAGCGAAGTTGATGAGGTAGTTGCTTTATGGCAAAGACTTGCTTCCAGTACAAATTAGGCCTGTTTTTAACTCCACAAATAACACTGCTAGAAGAAGTAATCATTCTACAATCATACAGACCAAAAACATATATAGTAATAGGCAGAACATTGCAAAGCAACCTACCAAATGCATTTTTTATATCTTTTTCTGGGTCCCCAAGTTTCTCAAGGACAGTCTCAGCAATGTACAGGAAGTGAGAGGGATGGACAAGTTTTGCTTGCAGAAGCATGTCTAGAACCAATTTGACAAGAGATCTTACTCTTGGTTCTCTGTCTGATGCAGAATCCAAAATGGAGAACAGCAAATTCTGCATGACCTCTACATATCCCCAGACTTCACAAGGATAATGTGTTGCCTCCACATTCTCATATGCACAGATTACATTTTTACAGAATTTAGTTATCCATTCTAAGGCTTCTATTTTAACAGCTAAAGGAGCAGCAGTGTCAAGAGCTTTAACAAGGAGATTGGAGTAATTTCTCAAATACTCCAAAACTAGTATTGGATGTTGATTTTTAATATTATCCTCCTTCATTGGCTTTGAAAGTGCAGGTTCTCTTGTAGAGCAACTAGTCAGAAACTCAACGTCACTCAGTCTTTGCAATGTCTGCAATACTGCTAGTTGCAGTTCTACATAGGCTTCAATAGGTAAGCTAAAAGGATCTAATTTCTCCACCAAAAAGGATAATAATCTCTTTGACCTATTAAGATACAACGTGTCAACTTCTGTAACATTCATATAGCGACTTCCACCTGGAGAAACACACGTTaacaagactttcaaatcaaaatgGATTAAAGCAAACAATTCTGATCGTGAATAAGATTTTTGAGCTGTAATTCCATCTCCAATGCACCCCTCACCGCATGTCTCTTTGAGCACAATAGTCTTCAACAAATCCAGCTCCTCAATCAAGGAATTGATTGTCCTTTCAACAACTTCTTCATTAACATGCTGCAGTAAGAAGATATAGGTAGCAGCAGCACTTCCAGTTACTAACTGATTTGGATGCAGACGCAATTGAGATATAGGGGCATCAAATCCTATTATCTTTTCAGCAGATGATGGGAGAAGCCCATGCTTTTGAAGCGACAGCAACTGTAAATTAGTTTTAAGAACCCCATGAACCTGAAAGGAAGTAATATTTACAGTCCTTGTGAGTTGGACTGTATTCCGCATGTCCAAGCTCTGAAACAAAATATCAACCGCAATAGGGAAAAATGTTGAAAACCTATCGCCTAAAATTTCTGCTAACAAAGTCAAGCACTTCCAAGAATCCTGAATCCATTTTGACCAACCATATTTCCTTCCAATCTGTGATAAACATCCTAATAAAAGAGGAACCATTTTGCAAAGAGGTTCAGTAATCTGTCCCAGCATATTCATTTCCAGCAAACCAGATGCTACAGACTTCAAAACTGTAGAAAAGCAAGATAGTAAAGcaagtaatctttgaaattgCTGTGGAGTACCAGGACTTCCATCCTGAAGTAACACATCCATGTCTCCTAGAAACTTTGATAGCAATCCCAAGGAGAACTGCATGTTATTTACCCAGTGTTTCTGAAATTGCAAGAAACTGTCCATAATCACACTCCGATCTGATTCTGCCAGGTCAGGCACCATTGCCCACCCAAGGAGCAGATCAACAATGTCAACAAAGTGAGGCTGGAAACATCTAGAAAAGTTTAAAGAAATTATAGTTAAAACAGCAAGAAGTCTGTGCAGTAAAATCAGGGAGGTTCTCTCATCTTCGAGAAGTTCCTGGCATGCTTTGAGAACAGGCAAGGCATATCTTTCGACTGCCCCAACATCTCCAACACTAAGAAATTCTTGTAGAGCTTCCAAAGCCAGCTCCGCTGTCGCATTTCCTATATTGATAAGCAGTGGCAATGCCCAACCCATGAACCGGTCAACCAAGCCATTGAGTATAACATGATTCTGCCTTCCATTTGATGCTAGAGGGACTGAACACAGCACAGAGCACAAAGCCCCATATGCTGTGGCTGCTGACTGCCGTACCAAATATGATCTAAGCAACACAGTGAAAGCAAAAGATAAATCGACAGAAATGAAGTATATTATCCTGACCATTAACTGGTCAATATCCACTCAAAATTTAAAGACCCTTTATTAAAATGAATACAAGTTATTACATCCTATTAAAGTGCAAGGTATGTGATGCACTTGGCCCATCAACAGAACCAACTGGAATGTAGGTTGTATAACAAATTGCTATTCTTGTGCCATCCAAGAACAGATGTTTGATAGTTTGAGATGGAAtaaacttcaattttttttttaatgaattgcCTAAGCTATTGAAACATAACAAGACAAGTCACATGAATACACTCTGATGCCAAATCTGCAGCTAATTTTTAATGGAAAGTTTCAAATCCTTAGTCACATATATTTTCAACCACTGTTGACATGAACATGGATTAACAAACTTATTTCGGTGGCCCAGTGGATCTTTTATCTTTCCTCTCAAATACCTATCCTTTACAAGAAACTTGTAATTGTGCAGATTCTAGTTGCTGAATTTAATTTCAAGCATATCTCTCATGATTTTAAACCACTCCTTGAAGCAAATCAGAATTAGTTTGATAATAAATGCAACTACGGTGGAGATCAATGACTACATGCTAGACTTAACTAGCTTGGAAATAACTTAAGCCCTTTaattttggtagaaactttccgGCTAAGAAACAATATCTCGGAATATATAGTTTGTAGATCAAGTATATTCTCGTCTATGATTCAACAGAAAATGCTGACACTTGAATCCAATCCAAAGGAGTCAAAAAGTGCTGAGCCTGCTTGTCAATTGTTGACTTTTTCGATTGTATGTGATTAAGAAAAACCCTCTTTAACCAGCATgaaagccaaaagaaaaaagtaaatagAAGCAGATAAGTTGTGAGGTCCTAACCTCTCCTTCCCcgtgaaaattggaaaactacattaaaatttggaaatgagattatcaAAAAGTATCTCATAAACCACAAGAGAAATATTAAAAAGTTCACCCTTAAATGACATGGATGTgatccttttccttttgattgttTTCCTATCAGTATCTGtgttttattcctttttcttatctaCAATTAAGTAAAACACTCCAAGATATGTTAGAAGTACATATAATCCACATGATACACCGCACGAACTCTTGTTTATGTGTACGTATTTATATTACAGCTATTGATGTAGTAAAAAAGCAGGCAAGCAATACTGAGTAAAATCTAGAAACAATGTTGAGCTGATTCCCAACCATTAGCAGTAAGGAAAAACTAAATTACGTGACATAGAGGAGGAATGAGAGCAGTTACTTGTCGGTGAGGAGTTGAGAGAAGCCTTGGGCGAGGAAAGAGGCGGAGTGAGTAACAAGAATGGAGTTGGGAGGGTAGAGAATGGCGCGGTGGAGTGAAGTTATGGCGGCGACGCGCGAAGGCTCCTCTTCCTCCGAAATTGACGAAGTGGCGGCGGCGTTAGCTGAAGAAGACGGCGTGGTTGAAGAAGTGGAAGGATCGTTGTCCTTGGGAAGAGCCGCCGAGAGAAGTGCGACGAGCTGTTGTTGGTGGTGGTGGAGTCCTTGCATCATCTCCTCCCGTGAGTATCAGCAGCTGCAGTGTTCCACAGATTCGCATCTCCTCTGGTGGTTCAGTGATTGTTTCAGTTGTCTAACGTCGCCGTTTGCCGTTTGGCTGTTGCAAGGTAGTTTCACATGCATCAGTAGCAGTACCATGCTTGTCTCCGACGAGGCAGCGGAAGAGACAGACACATTAATAGTAAGTGCTTCGAGATTTCTCCCTGGAGTTTTGTTTTtcgttttctttcctttactttATCGGGGGATGATGGGAACAAAATTAATTCAACAAATCAACCCGCTTTCTCCCTCTGCACTCTGCaaccccccccctccccccccccccctttttcctttatttatcATGAGATAATGTAAAGAAATTCAAGGCAATTTGATCCGTTTGAATTAGCTTGGCtgtttttaggatatttttaaaaaaattttcaagtgtATCACaatcttgaaaattttttttccatggATCCAAAGTGAAGCACAATCTTTCAACTTGCAAAAAATTCAAAGCAAGATTGGAAAAGGTAGTATTTAGTAATAAGTTAGAGCCTATCCTATAGTTTAGTGAAAACTAAGGGGTTCATTTGAAATTACCACTTTCCTTTAGCTCCACCAATGCACGGTCAAATCTCAGAACCAACAGTTTAATCcgtctcctcctcctcctccttgcaCTACCAAATTGTAATCGACCATTCGACCATGAAAAAGCTACGCCAAGCTCAGTGTCTCCTCAGGCTACAGCACCCGAACCTCATTCAGCTCTCCAAAATAGCTGCAGCTCATCGGCACAATTCCAcgctttctctttccaaattGGGAAAACCCACACTGTCCGCCTCTCCAGCAGCCCCGTCATCTATCACCTCTCAAACTCTTCAAGATTACGCGAAATCTTCTCAGTGGCATTTGATCAAACAGGTATCTTCATCTTTGACGCCTAAGTTAATCTCATGCACCTTTCTCAGTCTCCGCTCGTCCCCTGACCTCATTCTCAACTTCATAAAATATCTTAGTCCCCAGTGCCTCAACTTGGAATGCTATTGTCTTGCTATTTCAATTCTCTCTCGAAGGCCATCTCCAAAACAAGCCACAGAGCTTATCAAGACAGTTATCTGTTCTCGGATCGCGCGTATTAGTGACATTTTTTATGGATTGGTGGGTGCTAGAGAGAGATTAAAGATATCGAGTTCGATTTTGCTGGATTTGTTGATCAGGGCGTTGTGCGAGTTGAAAAAGGGTGATGAGGCATTTGAGTGCTTTAAAATGATGCAGGGGATGAATGTCTTGCCAAAGATTGAGACTTGTAATGATATCTTGAGTTTGTTCCTTAAGTTGAATAGGACGCAAATGGCCTGGATTGTGTATGCTGAGATGTTTCGAATGAGGATTAATTCTGGTTTGCGCACGTTTAATAttatggtcaatttgttatgcAAAGAAGGGAAGTTGAAGAGGGCTAAAGAATTTATTAGGCAAATGGAGGGTTTTGGGTTCAAGCCGAACGTGGTAACATATAATACCGTAATTCATGGATACTGCTTGAAAGGGGATCTAGAAGAGGCTAATAAAGTTCTTGAGTCGATGATATCAAAAGGGCTTGAGCCGGATACATATACATATGGATCACTGATCAGTGGCATGTGTAAGGAGCGTAGGGTGGACGAGGCGTCTGCACATTTTGTGAAGATGATGGAAGCTGGGTTGGCGCCCACAGCTGTGACATATAACACTTTGATTGATGGATATTGTAATAAAGGGGACTTGAAAAGGGCTTTCTCTTATAAAGATGAGATGATCAAGAAAGGAGTAATGCCTACTGTATCTACTTATAATTTGCTAATTCATGCTCTGCTTCTTGAAGGTACAATTGGTGAAGCTGATAATTTGTTAAAAGAGATGCAAGAAAAAGGGATGCTTCCAGATGCCATTACATATAATATACTGATCAATGGGCATTGCAGAGCTGGAAATGCCAAAAAAGCCTTTAGTCTTCATGATGAAATGTTTAGTAAAGGGATTCAACCTTCCCGAGTTACATACACTTCACTGATTCATGTCTTGGGCAAGAGGAACAGAATGAAGGAGGCAGATGACTTGTATGCAAATATATTACGAAGAGGTGTATTACCAGATCTTATAGTGTTTAATGTGTTAATTGATGGTCACTGTGCAAATGGAAACATGGAGCGTGCTTTTCTGCTTCTGGAGGAGATGGATAAGATGAAGGTCACCCCTGATGAAGTGACCTATAATACACTTATTCGAGGGTATTGCAGAGAGGGTAAAGTGGAAGAAGCACGTGAACTTTTTGCTAGGATGAAGGGACAGGGAATTGAACCTGATCATATCACCTATAACACACTGATTAGTGGGTATAGTGGGAGAGGTGACGTGAAAGATGCCTTCAGAGTGCGGGATGAAATGTTTAGTTTAGGGTTCAATCCTACACTTCTCACTTACAATGCTCTTATACAAGGATTATGCAAAAAAGGCAAAGGAGATCTTGCTGAACAACTCCTTAAGGAAATGGTGAGTCAAGGTATTACTCCTGATGACAGCACTTATATTTCTTTGATAGAAGGTATTGGGAATGCAGGTAGCTTTAAGGGTAAAAGTATCCAGGATGAGGTATCTTGTGCATAGACATGTGTAATACTTGGAAAGCCATGCATGGATAGATATTTTGACAGTATCAGGCATGAGCTCTTGCTGGAGTGTAAATTCTTGTGTTGCTTACTTCTTGATAGCTTTATTTTGGGATTCGATATATTATACTCCTGCATGAAAAGTAAAGACACTGTCATGAGGGTGGATAGAGTAAAAACACTGGCACCTTCAGAATTTTGTCACAGTACATGTGTCTACAGGCTTAAGAGGCTGTTCTGTTGAGGATGTAGAAGCTGATTCTCTATTTCTAGTAATGCTTCAAGGCATGCAGTGAAAAATGTCATTGTGCTTGCTAATGTACCTATCTGAGCTTGTGAAGCAGACTACCTGCTACATTGATGTTCTTTGAGGAAATCTCATTGCTGCGAGATATCCTTTATCAACCTTTTTCAAAAATGATGTTTCCAGGGCACTGAAAATAGGATGAGAATCATTTGAAGGGGGTTTTCCATCATCAAGGTAGTAATGTATACTTTATTGATCAAAGGCTTTGCTAAAGTGGATCTGAATATGAGGATTTGGTGCTACATTTTGCTTCGGGTGAGAGACTCTTGCATGCAGAAACCTTTTTGTTTGGAGTAAGAGTCGTGCGACTGAAGAGCTACTTTTGAATTAGAAGTTCAACCTGTAGATTTGGAAGGTTTAATGAAGTCGAATACTTCTGCCAGCCTCAACATGATTTAGGTCTGATCATGtagataaatttttttcttttattctttttttttatcaatcttTTGCTCAGCGATGCACTCCCTTTGTAAGTCATTTATGTGCTGTAATACTTTCGGGGAGACATCAATTTTGTAGTTAAAATTCGTGTTGAACAAGAAGAAACTATTGGTACTTAATTGATGAACAAGTATTGATGTTGATTTGAGGGAATTTTGTAATGTCCATCTCCCTGAACAGTTTCTGTTTCTTCTTATCCCGTTAATACATCTGCTTGCTATGGTCTGGCTCTTTTTATTTGTGAAATGAAATTAATGGAATGTTTTGTTTAATAACATCTCTTTTATGATGCATAGCGTTCTTTTCGTTATTTATTTCATAGTTCACCCATGCAGATAATGCATGATACAGACTCGTCCTGTTTTTGCTGTAAGAAACCCCGCTTAGTTTATTCACATCACCATCTGTGCAACTTTGTTGGAAGAAATTGCGCTACTGCTTCAGCTATCTCAATCTTCCAGTCCATTTGAAATTGGACTGGACAAGGAACACAAGTATTTTTCATAAACCATTACTCGGTCTTAGGTAATGTTCCGTCAGGATCTTGAAACGAACTTGTTATCGCCAGTAAAGATATTATTATGTCTTTAAACAAGTGATAACGCCTCATGTGCTACTTTTAAGAATTGAAACATATCAGAGTCCACTACTTGATGGTGGGGTCAAAGGTCTGTATCCCTTGTTATCAGTTCACTGGCTTCGAATTCCTGAAAGATGGTTATGTATTTATGGTCAATTGACAATTGAATATGGTAATCCACTAGCTCTTGTCAACTGCCTCTATGCCTTATTCTTTAGTGTGTTACTGCATTAAATCGCCATTCAAACAAACATGAGTCCTAACACGTAAGGCTATGAGATTATATGTCATAACCTTTCCATTTCAACTGTAGacacaatttttctttgaagaaTAGTGGAAGGGTCACATTTGGATGGTTTGTCATCATTTTAGTGGAATTGTTTGTGGAAACACATGCACCATGCACCAAATTTTGTTTACAAAACCTATCATGCATTTCTGAGACGAAATTCCGCTAAGTACTTCCAAGTATTTAAGCCTTGCAGCAGACCCAATTCTCCAATATCAGAAACTTCAATGGGAAAACTTGTGGAACACCTAGTATCTGGCTTCACCCTTGCCA containing:
- the LOC140035113 gene encoding uncharacterized protein is translated as MKKLRQAQCLLRLQHPNLIQLSKIAAAHRHNSTLSLSKLGKPTLSASPAAPSSITSQTLQDYAKSSQWHLIKQVSSSLTPKLISCTFLSLRSSPDLILNFIKYLSPQCLNLECYCLAISILSRRPSPKQATELIKTVICSRIARISDIFYGLVGARERLKISSSILLDLLIRALCELKKGDEAFECFKMMQGMNVLPKIETCNDILSLFLKLNRTQMAWIVYAEMFRMRINSGLRTFNIMVNLLCKEGKLKRAKEFIRQMEGFGFKPNVVTYNTVIHGYCLKGDLEEANKVLESMISKGLEPDTYTYGSLISGMCKERRVDEASAHFVKMMEAGLAPTAVTYNTLIDGYCNKGDLKRAFSYKDEMIKKGVMPTVSTYNLLIHALLLEGTIGEADNLLKEMQEKGMLPDAITYNILINGHCRAGNAKKAFSLHDEMFSKGIQPSRVTYTSLIHVLGKRNRMKEADDLYANILRRGVLPDLIVFNVLIDGHCANGNMERAFLLLEEMDKMKVTPDEVTYNTLIRGYCREGKVEEARELFARMKGQGIEPDHITYNTLISGYSGRGDVKDAFRVRDEMFSLGFNPTLLTYNALIQGLCKKGKGDLAEQLLKEMVSQGITPDDSTYISLIEGIGNAGSFKGKSIQDEVSCA